tttgctcTTCAGTTGAAATCTACCTGCTTGCCCCTCAATGTTTAAATCTATGTTTCTATACAGCCTACTTCTATTTGATCAAAAACATTCACTATCTTTCCGCAGTTTACTGTGTaacaatacataaaaatatattgtgtataACAAACTTGAAACTTTCCTCACATGTACAAAAGAGTATGTAATGGGAGTCTGTAATAAATGAATTATCTAAAAGAAATACAAGTATTTATAATGGTGAGAGGTAAAATGCTTTGCATACATTATTAAGCATATTTAGGTAAAATAAGTCCTGTTTAGTCATTTCGCATATAAGGCCAAGCACTCAGTCTGGCACACGTAAATGTCGTTGTGCACCTTTGATTACTTCCTTTAAGTTATAGATTATCTCACTGCCAGGTACTTAGTGGCAGTGATATACTAACACCCGGCCCTTCAGTCTAAGATCAGTGATTAAGAAGAGGAAGGAAGGGTGGATGTTCCTGTAAACCCACTCAAAAAGACACTTCACTTTTGCAAGTTTATGAGCCGAAGTACAGCATTTTTTAATAGTACGGGGTTGAACAAAGGAAAGACACATTGGAAAAGGACTGAAGAAGTAGTGGACCCATTCACTTACACGTTGTAGGCGTCTCCTGTGTAGACACAGCTGTCAGGCTTGGTTGGGTAGGAGAGGACACTATTGGCTGAAGCATTAAGAGGGACGGCCTTCTCCGAAAGCACCACAGTAGGTGCATCCTGGGTACTTTGTACGTCCTCCACATTGTTCACCTAAAGCAGACGGGAAACCCAGAGAGAGGGGCCTTGGTCAGCGGCACACACtagcaaagaaaaaacaaacatgtaaaagCCGTCCAACATATGCGGACAGGACAGTAATAGTTGAAAGGACTGGAGTTTGATTCAGAAACATTTTACGCTAGAATAACTATAGGCCATAACGTCTCCACAACTTAGAGGCCAAGCCCCCCCATAACACAAGACTCTATGTAAAAACTCAAGGCTTTGAATAGTGATCAACTTTCCTAAGCCTGATACTAAGTGGCTACAAGGGCAATGTATTGACTGTGCCCTGATGAAAAAGCTTGCAGACAACAGTTCTCCAAGGATACAGGAATGCCTCTTAAAATTACAGTTTGAAGTTTGGCTGAGCAGTCAGCCAGGCATATAATTGGCCAGCCCAAGTCTTGAGTGAAATGTAGATTGGATGCTTTTCGTCACTAGCACCCCCTTCGACATTATTCACTGTGAACTTAGACTCCagaaaactgtcagaaaacTTACATCGCATTCCATGCGCCGCATCATAACAGAAATAATCAGGCAGCGTGGCCAGTTTGAGTCTACATCTACACAAGTGTGGATGTTTACCGTGATTTTAATGCCAGACAATCTGCCGGAAAATGGATCACTGCAAAAGTTGTCCGATCATAACACTTATTTGGTTCTTTTTGAGTAAATGCATTGCAGTGTCAGAGTTCTTGCGGCGATCCCATCTAAGCTACTCATCAGTATGTTCTTCGGTGGTGGATCTACTTCCATATCTGTTAACACACGGCAAAAGCAACacgcaaataaataaaaaaatccaacgTGTGGGATAACCCATGAGCTCTGCAATTTAATCCGCCAGATGATTTACAGGAGTGCGGACTGAACAACTGAGTCAATAGACTACAACGCATATGGCTTGACACATTCCCGGCATAACGGCCAAATCCGTATGATGTGTTACTTTGTTCTATAACAGCTACGGGTCTGCAATTGTTAGGCACACATTTCAACATGAAAAAGGATTGTTTAGCACAGTGGATTGTCAATTACACACATTACCAGATACTTTTCGAACAAGTGGACTAGAATTGCAACCAGTGTTAATAATaaaagttgttgttgttgcggtcatcatcatcatcatcatcgaaCTTGgaacacaaataataataatagtaactCCTAACCTGGCCCCTGTTTGTTTCAAAGAATCCCTAAGTGTGCATCATCTCACTTCAAATGGTTATGCATGAGGACATAATTGTAACTAACTCAAGAAGCCTTGGCAAAACAGACTGATTCTCTGGGACTGGATTGTCCTATCTCACCAGCAAACAGAGGGGTACAAACATACTGGAACACATTACGCAGATGATCATAAACTTACATTTAAACTAACAGATCTGTCCCAGATTACCAACCACTCCTTTTTTGTGTGTAGGAATTCCAACAATGCCCCTCTGACCATTGGGCAATGAGCAGCCTAAATAAGCAGGGAAGGAATGTTTGAGCCCCAAGGACCTGTTAAGGGGGAGGGAAGGAATACAGTGGaaagggggggggcggggggggcacTGCAATTATACCATactgaggtagagggggagtTGGACACAGTTAGATGAAAAGAGAAAGATGGGGGTAGAGTGAATGGTACGGGGCAggcagagggggtggggggtctgGAGAAAGAAATTACGGTAGAGGGGAGGGCTAATGGGAAGAAAGAACGACAGGTAAGAAGACaatggggaggggtgggggaagGAAGCAGACATTGGGGCAAAAAGCCTATTTAGCCTACAACAATTGTGGTGACAACAATATaagaaatacacaaatatttacACTAGCATTATGAACCTCTAATTTGCACCAGATGTACGCCATAAGGCACAACACATGCACTCAGCGAAAAAGCCAGACCCCTGAACTGCAAAGTCACTGACTGTGTTGTTCACCTGACAACTAACACGGCGCACTGTCGAACAAGTGCTGTTACTGGTGATAGTAGAATAAGGGTGCCAGTATGAGTTAGTTGCTTTGTGATTCTGTTTATCCATGAAGCCGGAAGTCTTCCTACGTGACCACTCATTCCACTGCAATACACACTGAGCTAGACATCGTCTTCAGCCCTCAGTAACGACAGGGAGTGTGCCATGTTCCCTCTGAAGGTGTGGTGtgtaaatttacattttgacctTTACACGATGATAAACTGCATCTCTGCAAATCTGGCACCAAGTcttgttcatctaaataaaactattgtagTGTATAAACCCTCAAAGATGGATTGAGTCAACTGCTGTGGCCACAGATGAGCATAGCACAGAATAAACAGGTggaaactaaccaatcacaCACCCTTTCATTTTATCTCACAGCTGATAAAACTTTCCTTGGAAGTCCCTGCTATTTTTTGGACATACTGAAACTATGGCAACACTATTCCTTGCCGGCAAAACCCTCTAAGGAAAAAAGGTGCTAGTATTTATAGTAGTCCTTCAGCTACGTTTTTACAGCCCCATGCatgtacaactctgtttccaaaaaagttgggacgctgtgtaaaatggatataaacacagaatgcaatgattgtgaaaatcatttaaaccctatatttaatataaaatagtacaaagacaacataccaaatgttgaaactgacaaaTGTCAATGATTCTTGAAACAAATATGAccactttgaatttcatgccaacAAATCGTTTCAAAATTAATGGGACAGGTGCAACAAATGACTGGAAAAGATGTGTAAtgctataaataaaaaatgtaaaccttgtggaacatctcacaactaattaggttaattggtaaCATGTCAGCTCCATGATTGGGTAtgaagatcattccagagagaatgagtctttcagaagtgaagatggggaggggttcaccagtCCATGGAAGACTGCACGGGCCAacaatgcaacaatttaagaatgtttttcaaccaaaaattgcaaagggtttggggatctcatcatctgtaGTACATCCTAACAATtctgagaatccagagaaatctctgtacgcaagggacaaagcACAAAAACCAGTACTGGATGGCTGtcatctttgggccctcaggcggcactgcattaagtAATTAAGTTTAATCTCTACCaggcaaagaagaaacaatacctaaacaagatccagaaacacttcAACGTTCTCTGggctgagctcatttaagatgaggcgaagtgcaaaactgtcctgtggtctgaccaaTCAAAACGTTTTATACTTTTTGAGATCATGGATGCCGCAACCTCCAGGCTAAAGTGGAGGGgaaccatccagcttgttatcagcacacagttcaaaagccagcatctgtgatggtatggaggtgcattagtgcacatggcatgggtgacttgcacaccTGTAAAGGcacaattaatgctgaacaatatatacaggctttggagcaacatatgctgccatctagatgacatctttttcagggaaggtcttgcATATTTCAACAAGgcaatgccaaaacacattctggatgtattacagcagcatggctctgtagtaagagtccgGGTGCAAAATTGGCCTTCccacagtccagacctgtccccccCCCGCAGTCCAGACCGGTCcccaactgaaaacatttggcacattatgaaaaaaaaaaatacgaaaaaggagaccccgaactgttgagctgctgcaatcctatatcaaccaagaatgggaatacatttaacAGCAATTGatctcttcagttcccaaacgcttacagagtgttgttaaaaaaaagaagaggtgatgcaacatagTGGTAAACAAGACCTgacccaacattttttaaacatgttgctggcatcaaattcaaaatgggcatttatttttccaaaaacaatataatttctcagtttcaatgtttgatatgttgtctttgtactattttcaattaaataaagggaTTAAATGACTGGCACATCATtgcagtttttatttgcatttttatttagcattttttttggaaacagggatgTAGATTAGAGGTCTTCACAATATGATTATGATTAGTATGCAATTGTATTTACCGAAAAGACCAGTTTTTAGTTTATTAAATGTCTGAGAAAATGAGCAAACTGAAAGCTTGttatcaaaatgtgtttcatgttttaacatgaaattagcatagccagtttAGCCAGAAAACCCAAGTGGTAACTGACCAGCAGCACATCAACTGATGTTGGATGGCTCCTATGACAATAACAGATTTCATACCTGTTTATTTAATTGTCAGGTTACTCAGGCTGATATGCCAAGTGGGTACAAATCCACCCAGCTTGGTTCTGTGTTCCTTTAATGGGGCGACCGGTACAacgtaccttgctcattgcctaaGTGGACAGCTGTTAATATGACGATTGTTATTGTTGGAATGGTAGTATTGTATACATGAACGTGTGAACTGTGAAGACAGTGAGTTAACCCAGAGGaacagaacctaatgccaagacattgTACGTACATTGCTGTGCATAGTTCCCATCAGTAAATGGTTTAATTAATATGacattttctgtctgaactcattacattaatttcacaatttttgaCAAGCAATTATATGGATGTGGTAATTTTCACATTTCTAACTAAGTAAAGTATTTATTAAGGCATTAAAATGTAAGGTTGTTAAATGAAATTGTGTATTAAAACAACTAAAACATGCCTGAATGTTTTACTGCAAATATTTAGATACCACACAAATAGTCTTAAATTTGTACCAGtcacaataaaacaacaatgaacAGGTAGGCTCTCTCTTAAGGAGTCATGCTCATCAACAACAAAAGAACATCATCTAGCCAGAGAGAAATGGGCTCCAATCTAAACAGGTACAGTAGACAAATCCAATCACAGTTTTTCAGCTGGCCGTCTACATTTCAATCCCACTTCTGCGCCCTGTCTGCCAAAGCATGTTTCTGTACAAACATGGTCCAAATCCACATGACAACTAAATAGGAACAGCATGTCTGACCGCGGCACCTATTAGATTTATGATAATAACATGCTTACATTGGATAGTATTCATTAAGTTCAGTATAGCTATTAAAGTGATTAACATTTATTTCTAGCTGCCTCTTGATTATAGCCCTTAAGTGCCATGAGATTTCCAGACAGGTAACAGTATGGCTATATGAACAATAGCTGGCAAGAAAGGATAAAGGAAAAGTGGTATAAGTAGCACATCCAAATGGTATCCTTTTTCTTGCTATCTACTAGGTTGTTTTTTAAGCCTCCTTTGGAAGAATGCACTTGAAGTTTAAATGACTGAAACTATATTTCTGTTAATGTCCACACGAAGTAGCCAGGGAAGTGATGATCATACATCCATACCATGACTAgcggatttattttttttaggcaGCCAGCTCAATTTAGTCAGCTATTCATGCTATTACACTAAATAGTTTTGTACTTGGTAAAGTTAGGTTGTTTTTAAAGGACATAAAATGACTATATTGATTGCTTAGCCTATTTTTGCTGGCTGAACTAGTTTTTAGCTTTTAGCAATTTGGAGTGGGAAGGTTTAAGGTTAGTAGAGTGTGGGACTTGAAAGTGGGtgagctagtagagcccagagtccaaactaaacatggagaagctgagtttagcagttatgctgtacacaattggaataaactaccagaagaccttagacgtgccccaaacgtatacatttttaaatccaggttaaaaacacatctCTTTTCAtgcgcctatgactgagctcttAACCACATTGTTTAGCCTTATAACTTCCTATATTTTTATaccgtttttattctttttatatattcttataaaaaaattatgattatgatgttgttttgatgttttcattttagtatttgtttttatgttactgtatttttatatatttttctttgtaaagcacattgaattgcttcgatgtataaATTGTGCAATATAAATGAACTTTTCCTAATAGTGGTACCAAACATGTAATTCTAAACAAGCACAGGTCTAATTTTAACTGGAAATTTTTCCACTGGAATCTTCTGCAGGTACAGTCAAATAACCTACTGGAATCCCCTGCAGGTACAGTCAAATAACCTACTGGAATCCCCTGCAGGTACAGTCAAATAACCTACTGGAATCCCCTGCAGGTACAGTCAAAAAACCTACTGGAATCCCCTGCAGGTACAGTCAAAAAACCTACTGGAATCCTCAGCAGGTACAGCCAAAAAACCTATTAGTTCCTCTGCAGGTACAGCCAAATAACCTTCTGGTTTCTCTGCAGGTACAGTCAAATAACCTTCTGGTTTCTCTGCAGGTACAGCCAAATAACCTTCTGGTTTCTCTGCAGGTACAGCCAAATAACCTTCTGGTTTCTCTGCAGGTACAGCCAAATAACCTTCTGGTTTCTCTGCAGGAACAAATTTTTGattgattaaattattattattttggcacCTATCTACAGTACCCTGTAATCACAAAGAGATTCTGTTTTTAGACATTTGtgtcaaaatattaaaaacaataacccacaatcttatttaaaagaaataaccTTTTATTCAGTAATTTGTAGAAGCTCCTTTGGCTGCAATCACAGCTTTttgtcttcttgggtatgcctctaccagctttgcacacctggattttaacAATTTATCATATTTCTTCTTGTAAATCCTTTCAAGATCTGTcagcctgaacacacacacacacacacacacacacacacacaaacacacaatcccAGCGTTGTTTTGCTTTGGATTGTTGTCATGCAGAAAGATGAATCTTCGCCTTGGTCTGAgatcctgtgtgctctggattcGGTTTTCTTCAAAGACCTCTGTATTTTGTACTTTTCATCCAACCCTCTATCCTGAACAGTCCCAGGTCCTCCCGCTAAGAAACAtcccaccacaatgcttcaccatagggataGAATTTGCCAGATTatgagtggtaccttgtttGCTAGATGTACCATTTAGCATTCAGGCCACACAGTTACATTTTtggctcatcagaccagagaatatttTCTCTCATGATGGCACATCCTTCAGATGGCACATCATATgctttttactcaggagtggcatCTGTCTAGGCACTCTACAATAaaaaaggcctgattgatggagtgttgCAGAGATTGTTGTACTTCTGGCAGGATCTCCCATCTcggcagagaaactctgaagctctgttacaGTGGCTATTGGGTTCCcagaccaaggcccttcttgtcTGGTTACTACTATTTGGCCAGACTGACATTTCTGGTAAGACTTGATGGTTCCAAACATCTTCCCTATCAAAATGATCGAGCCCACTGTGCATTGTGAGGACTTAGATATACAGCTGGGTGACTTTatgtccaatcaactgaatttgccaCAAGTGGATTCCAATCAAGTAGATATATACGTCTAAGAAATGATCAaaagacacaggatgcatcggagctcaatttggagtctCATGGCGAAGGGTCTGAAATTCtacaatatttcattttcaatgaattggcacacatttccccccaaaaaatttggacTTCGCCATTATGGGATATTATGTAGACTGATGGCAAAACAATTCTATGTAATCATTATACCGGTAAATTAAGTCTGGAAAAACaatatgtggagaaagtgaagggataTGAATTATTTCTGATAGCACTGTATTGAGCATCACTGATTGAAATAGCTTGCAGTTGATACTACAGTAATAAGAAACCAATGCAATTTGCTATACTAAAAGCCAATTTCAATATTGATGTCTGCATCCATATTAATGGATTTGCAAAAAGATTTTGAGACATTGGTTCAAAACAAGATTTAGAATTAAACAGCATGGCTTTAGTACAGTATACCACAGCATAAATCCATTCAGCCCAAGATCCACATTTCATGTTGTGGAACCTGTGACATCATTTGTCAGAGGACAATGGAGCATGGTCAGGCTGAATAGGACAGTCTTTGTGAGGtcatcacagagagagagggcacTAGGCATAGTGAGACAGTTACAATCACTGAACAAGTGTAGTTTTaagttcaagtttcaaggtgtGACTCAGGGCACAGGCTGATACGATAAAGCAGTACATtctacacatcctgtccacacctcTGACCAAAGCACTCTGTGGCAACCGCTCTCACCACAAACAACTAGGAAACATCCCTAGCTAAAACATTTTGCTGACATCATTGATGCAAACATGAATTCTACTTTGTATCAGGGAATTCTACCGTAGAATGTGAGGTCATCCGTCAAAACATTGCAGCTGGCTGATGCTGCAATGTCCACAACACAATGGCCGAATAGCACATACTTCCTTTTGAAACGGCCAAGTCAATGTTCAGACCTAAACCTAGTTCACATGTGTTGACTGCCAACATagcgtaaaaaaaaatacaatcaaaAAGGAGTTAGAAGTGCCTTACACTGGGcataatgttgacatttaaaaaCCTAGCATGATAGGCAGCGTTAGATTAGAGCTCTAGAAACCACCTGCTTAAACTGATCTGGTTAATCATCAGCCAGACTGAAACCAGATAGAGTGGACAAACAGCAGCTCAGCAGATTGGTAACACTACACCTAACAGTTATAAAACTAACAGTATGCGTCAAGGGGCTGGACTTACAAGGATTAGCGGTCATAGAGCACAGGTTAAAATTTACGAGTTTGATTTTCCACAGTGTTTTGTAATCAGACAATTATTTGTCCCATGACTGAAAGAAGGCTGGGGCAAGAACAATAAAAGGAAAGAGAACAAGGTTGGGTTGAGACTGATTAATCGTCAGTCAATGTGACACATAAAAGAATGCTGACTAGTTAGTCAACAATTACATCAATTAAGGAATTATTTGTCATTCGGTGGCACAGTCAGATATGTGCAAATGTACATCCACTTCTAAACCTAGCCCCTCACTGTATCGGTGTCCTTCTTTTAATATCTTCTGTCATAAAAACATTAGAAGAATGACACTCCTGTTGGACTTTCAACTCAGAGAGTAAAAATGAAGAACTGCAACCAAGCACTCCAAAGTCTGTTCGTAAGaatgcaaatgttttggttaccaTTTTGAACTAGATCTTATCTACGGTAAACACAACAATTTAATTACCGACCAAAGTATGGTGTCCTTCCAAGGGTTGATCTCATTTTTCTACACCCATTTAAAAACCTAACATTTCTGTTACTGATGGAGTGAAAATACAGTATTCCAATAGCTCATCATGACCAGCTTAACAAAGACCCATGTAAAAGTAATAATATGCCAATATTACTAGAACACTTATTATACTTATATGAGTTCTCTTACCCAGTCCTCCACATCTCTTCCATCGGACATTAAACCTCCAGTCACAGGTGGTGGCACCCAGTAGATGTTGGGCTTGCCGTAGCGCCATATCTTGCTTCTGGTTTTCTGTGAGAAGACAGCAACCACGACCAATGCAGTGGTAACCAGGAACCCAAGCACCATAGCCACACCCTGGAGGAGAAGCATCAACATGACATTCCTGGAAGTACATCGCTTCAAACACAGTCTGAAGTACAGTGCCGGAATAAGGACAAAGAAATCCTCACAACATCAAGTCGACATATATCGAATTATACATTAGGAGCTAGCTACTATAACTGTTGTTCTACCTCTTGCGGGTCCACGTAGCAGTAGTGATAGAGGTACTGGTTGTACATGCCGAAACTCCCCACACCTCCCATACTGGAGTAGCTGGATCCATACAGGTTCTGGCACATCATCAGCATGGGGTTGTAGATCATGTTCTGAGAGCTCTGTGCCATAGGGTTGACCCCCACGATATACACAATGTTGATAATGCCCTGGATAAAAGCCATAATCACACTGACCACCAGAACCACTAGGTAGAACTTTCTGCTTCTGAATGTGGTCGATTTAGAGAAAGTGGCCACGAAGAATCCCAGCGCCACAAAGAAGTTGATGGCCGCCATGGCGATCATGCTGGTCTTGGCCGAGTAGGGTGTTGGGTAGGAGCTACCATAATAACCGTAGCCTCCTCCGTAGCCTCCTCCATAACTCGAGCCGTAACTGCCCCCAATTCCTCCGTAACCTCCGCCGTAGCCCAACCCTCCACCGTAAGAGCCCATTCCAACGCCCCCCATCCCATACTGCATGTCCCAGACCAGTGTGGAGGCAACGCATGCGAAGATTCCAAGGCAGAGCACTAGGATGGTCCCAAACATGGCCTTGACGATGCCGGGAGGGGAGAACCACTTGTAAAAGTGTTGGGGCTTCTCATCCATGTAGTACGAGCCTGGTGGGGGTGGGTAGGGATCAAAATCACTCTTGGGGGGGTGGTAGCTTTGCGGGGGGCCATAGCCATTGGAGGCTGGGGTGTATGGCGGACTGTAGACTGGAGGGCTGTCGTAATGCTGCTTCTCAAACATATCTCCCTGATGGTGAGGGACCTACAAAGACAAAGCACACTGAAATGTTAGTGGAAACTGGGCACAACTGCTTTTTGAGTCTGCTACAATATGGACATGGCTTTGAATAGGTATGAGTTGTGGCACTTTACAACTTGGTTTTACGATAATATATAATAACTATGTTCTTGGCTTTTATTTGATGTTTCTTATTTGATTGGATCCAGTATTTATGGCTTGTAAAAGTTTGACGATTGTAGCTAAATGTACAGACATCAGTCCAGTGTCAGCTCAACTATTAACTTTACCATAATTATGTGAATTAGGCATGCAGAAACTTCCCAAGCAATCAGAAAAGGACTAAGCCATAATTTCCCACATTACAAACTGAAATCCTTTAAAATTGACCTTAGCTTTTAGTTCTCTGAACCAGCAAAGTCAGAATCAGCATGGAGACGTTGGTACCAGAAAACGGCTTATTTAGCAGTCCAGCACAATGCTGCTTTTCTCCCAGCCCCAGGCAGTGGGAGTCTTCCTTCAATCCCTCATATTGTCCAGCTGCCTTTGAACATTTCATATCCCACCCTCACCCAAACTATTTTCTTCTGAATTCAGGCTATACAGAGTCCAAAAGAGTAAACAGCTTGAAAAATACCCATTATTTTAAAAGAATCATCAAGCAAAAAGTTGGCATCATGACAATGTTGATTTAAAGAAACAGTATCCAAAAGAGAAATTCAAATTTGAATCCCTATCCTTTATTTCAGATAAGGCATGGCAGCTTTTATAGGAAAAGACTCCATTGTTCCATCCATTTTTCACGTGACATTATAGCACCACGAGAGAACAGTCTGTATCAAAAGGCAGAAGATAACAGCAGTACAAATAAGTCAATAAGATTTCTTTCTGCCTGCTAGGGGGAATAACTCCATGTTTCCTTAAAGtcacaatcacagacacactggAAAACAGCCCAAATCTTTACATCATTGAGGACAAACAAAAGAGACAGGCCTGGCAGGACCCACTACAGCCATTAATTCTCTCTATGTATGCCTCAGGAACAGACTACCGTTCAGTAGGGGTTTTGTCAGACAAACAAAACTCCTCAGACACCACCTCATCCTCTTCCCTGCTCCCATCTTTCATTCGGTCTTCCCTCACTTAATCTCTCTCGCTCCCTAacttctttgttttttggggtaCAGGGAAATTGTTGTTGCCATGGGCTTTacaaggaaaaaaaacagcacagCAGTGAAAAGATCCAACAAGAGCACTCCTGTGTGGATACTGTCTGGAACAAAAGAGAGCAAAGGGAGGGAGATTTGAGCCAGAGTATTATGTGTCTTCTGAACAGGGTTTCACCTTTGTTTATAAATAGCCTGCCCAGTAGCTTCCATCATCACACCATATTGGAAACATGTCACTATGAAGTGTGTAAAGTTTGGTCTCTTACAACTTTCCAGCAGCTTTCTCTGAACCCACTCTGTGATACTGCTTCGCCAAAAATCCAATGAGTGGATAAAGGAAAGAGTGTAGGTAGCAAGTCCTACAATACAGCTATAAACAGCATATAATGCAGAACctcatgtaaatgttttttttaaacagacaaCTCTACGGTCCAGCCTCAGGACAACATAATGAAAGAGGACTTACAAATCACTGCCAGCCAAATATTCACTGAGCTGCTGCCATTCCATGAACACTCAATCATCTATTGTTGATAACAGAATTCCTAGCAGCATCACGTCCCTCACATCTGTCCAAAACTATGAAAGCCTAGTCTTATGTAGGTTGCATGAGTTACTGGGTCACAGACATTAGTGATATTCCAGGTGCAAGGGAACAAGGACATAttggatttaaaaaatctaaaaaaataagtaGAAAGCAAGTGTGCCACACGCAAACAATAGTTTACAATCTCACAACAGAGTGCAAGACGAAGTAATGCGAGTAACTTTTAGATatttagacacaaacacaaatgggCATAAAGCCAATTAAAGAAATCACCCGTTTTATTCCGAGGTGCTCCAATttcatttgatgttattttgaaCAAAAACTAAAGATTTTTAAGGGATTATGTCATCCATTAAGCAGGATGTACAATTGACGTAAACGTTAAACAACAGAAAAGCTAGTAACAATGTGAACGGAAACCCCCACCTGAGACAGCCCGGAACTCTTCGAGCGCACTTGTCGTGGAGCAGCACAATTTCAAGTAGTGCGAAGGAGCAAAAAATGTTGATAATATCACATATTTGATATTGCACATATAAAAACTTGAAAACCATAGTCAAGCATCCctacatatttttatatagcCAAAATAGCAATATAAACACCTTTTTGGATGAAATGTTAAAAGCAGTGTACTATTGAAATGGCTACTCAAATCTACAATTTAAATTCTTGATTATTTCGGATTGAAGACAATATCAATCAGATTTTACTCACCTGAGAAGTAGGAAAAGCAGCTAGGTTTTTGGCGTTTGATGCAGTTCCAAATGGAGCGTCGTTTTTTCTGAATTTAGGTTTGTATCCT
The nucleotide sequence above comes from Esox lucius isolate fEsoLuc1 chromosome 8, fEsoLuc1.pri, whole genome shotgun sequence. Encoded proteins:
- the si:ch73-61d6.3 gene encoding occludin → MFEKQHYDSPPVYSPPYTPASNGYGPPQSYHPPKSDFDPYPPPPGSYYMDEKPQHFYKWFSPPGIVKAMFGTILVLCLGIFACVASTLVWDMQYGMGGVGMGSYGGGLGYGGGYGGIGGSYGSSYGGGYGGGYGYYGSSYPTPYSAKTSMIAMAAINFFVALGFFVATFSKSTTFRSRKFYLVVLVVSVIMAFIQGIINIVYIVGVNPMAQSSQNMIYNPMLMMCQNLYGSSYSSMGGVGSFGMYNQYLYHYCYVDPQEGVAMVLGFLVTTALVVVAVFSQKTRSKIWRYGKPNIYWVPPPVTGGLMSDGRDVEDWVNNVEDVQSTQDAPTVVLSEKAVPLNASANSVLSYPTKPDSCVYTGDAYNVYTGHRTSRPSDQPSQRASSSPSEEAGGVRKPSANRGKRRRRNPELDESQYETEYTTGGETGNELDPEEWERIYPEIMSDNQRQEYKREFDADLREYKNLCAEMDDISDQMNKLNRQLDTLDENSAKYQIAAEEYNNLKDVKRTPDYQAKKLECRRLRHKLFHIKRMVKSYDKGHS